From Amyelois transitella isolate CPQ chromosome 17, ilAmyTran1.1, whole genome shotgun sequence:
TTACATTTTGataggtatacctatatatatattcattttaatttaattactgccgcataatatatgtacaataaaaataccatTTTATACggcagtaataaaattaaaatgaaatcaacatttatttttctttggaTGACCTTTTATTCTGCTGTGTATTGAGCTTGAGACATCACAaccaatatacctacatagagCCAACCTCAATAATTCGTTATATATGGGCATACTGAATAATAATTGTTGTGTCTTATTCAAGGAAGCCATGAAGACTTTAACCCTTCACGGATCCAATATTTCAAATCGTAATCGTAAAGCTGGCTCTTCGGGCACGATAAAGCTGGTCTTAATCCTAAAAAGCAGCTATTTTCTAATTGCTGCATCTCATAAAGCACTACACCTATAAACGCTAAGCGGTTGGATTCAGAATAATGTGTTTAACATTTTCACAGCGACGGTATCTACGACATAAAACGGCCTGTAATTTATTCTATTGCTGAAAGGGTTGGGTAGCTCGGGGTGGGAATTACCCAAGGTGGGTGCTAAAGGGTTAAGCCGAATATACGGGGTCGCGCCTGCAAACTTTGTTAATTTATGCGCTTAAAAATGTCAACTTGAAATTATGACGCCAAAACACATttcctatatattttattaatggcaTTGTTTTATcagtaacttatttttatttgaattgaaagTCCCAAACACGTTTTGAGATTGAAAATGTAATGTAGACAATACACTGAGTaacacaaatagaaaaagttcatgtaagatcaatcaatcaattgtTGGATAGTtcaataactaaataataattattttccatttaaaataaataggtctgattaatatttcagataagtaaatatgttttattagaGTTGTAAAACCACAACAAACGTCAAACTAAATGTATAGAAATATTTAGTAACAGCAAGACCGTATCTAAAAGAGATCTTGGTGCTTCAAAATACTTCATTTAAGGTTCTTTTTGTTAGTTGAGCTACCGTTGTCAACACCTTAcctttaatttgattataaaaacaaatctaGGTGACATTACACATTATACATTTCTTGTAAGAGCTGTAATACCTCAGCAAacgtgaaaataaattaactaatcttataaacattttggtttttcaaaataccccatttttcattcattatcaCAGTTCTTATTGTCACATTGTTTCTATCGCTATCGTCGTCAATACCTATAGTATACACACTTAACCGTCACTCTGAAGAGCCATCAAAACCCAATCAACAAAACAAAGGCGGATTTATCTGGCGCGACCCACTACGCTAACTGGATACTTAGCGCAGTCATcggaatatttaaataatgaaacacCTCCCTTGTTAGGTGTGTTCCCTTTGGAGCCAATGAAAAGGTATTGAAGAGGTTCTTTACGCAGTAAGCTAATATTGATTATTAGCATTACGGTACGAATATAGTTCATTTACAAACATATTCGGTATCGATAAACTATATTAATGGTGTGTTATTGATTAAGAATCTgctattttgataatatattttaatattttagaaagaGGGTGGGCAACTTTAATAACCGCGTAACCTTTACgttcgtaaaaaaaaaggggTTTACTTTTCACAAAGACGAAGCAACGTAAATAAGCTCAAATGAGCAAAGCTTTTGATTGTGTCATTATATTCACCGTTTTATTTGTCGCTCATAATTTTTCCGCATCTAAATGCCATTTGATGTTTTATTGTAGGGTTGAAACAAACGGTATACAATAAGAAGACACTTTCGTAGGCTTGTTCGCGCCTTATCTATGGCGTGCCACTCACATTTAGAGATCCGTGGGTTGATGTAGACGGCGGCGAAGCGAACTAGGCCACGTGGAATTTCACCTTTGTGCGGCATGGAGTTgtttataaagtaattaaattataagaaattgtaaattatggGGTTCGATTCTAATAAGCTTTACTTtgttaagattaaaaaaatctaccaGACTGCGCCGGGTTTTTTGCGTAAGAAAATCTTttaggtattaaataaaaatggggAAGATGTCcgattgaaaaaaagaaacaacaatatttattacccTTTAAATTCACAATTTTCTGTCATTTCTGAATACTTCTAAGCAATTGTTAATGTTAAACGTCGAATgacatatattttcaaatctgAATATGACATATTATGGTGGTATTGTAGAGGCCGTCGTTATGAAGCGTCGCAGTCAGTTTAGAACTGACTGTTGAACGCaatgattattcttttataaataatgaaactgCGTGGTCAAGAAGTGGTTTTGTCCTCGCCTGGAATTACAGGCAATAAATAGTAACTCCTCTATTGTTGGTATCATTGCCTGAGGGTGTGTAGCAGTTAATAACCTAATCCTTAACCTAATAGTTGacattgttgaagaaaatgctgcagtgcagtttgttaccgcttcttctacacagacgctttggaagcggcagtaaacttagttttaagtatttgacgtcaaccaatgttgtgaaaccaaaatatatgacaatgattaagtgatatgaactatcccataataattaataaaagttttgaattttgaatctcTAAACATATGCTCACCAACTGgctaaattaatgaaaaagtgGTCCGCGATTATATTCATTATGCATTGGCCTAGTTGTTCAGTTGAAGACAAGTCTCCACGATTTTGggaatatacattttttaactagagaatacctagtaattaatattattttttgttacaggcaTTGCTCACCAGCTGGCAGGACTTCCAGGCGGAGAGTGGGGGGCATTAGCCCGACATTACCCACCACCTCTGCTGCCCACACATCCACATTTTACACCGCATGTTCTGCCACCAGCGCACACGCAGCCGCCACACCCTCCACCTCCACCTCCTCAAGAGCCaggtattaaatttatttttgtggctTTTTCTAAGTGAAAATGCAGTATATAGGAGATTATCCTCTTAAATGTACAGTATACGAATGGGAATTAATgaatacaattattaagcaTGAGAAccaaacatttgtttttcttaagcTACTAGATGCAAGCCCGTAGATTACTTTTTCTTGGATTCTAAAACTACGTATACCGTACGTATACGTTAGTAGAATGAGACAAGTGAGTCTCTATTCGTCTCTTCATTCTGCCAATATTACTAGGTTCAGTACTCATTTGAAGTTCATTTTCAGATGTTGCATCAGAAAATCCCACGACAATGCACGCACACAGCACCACAAGTCCTGCGAACTCCCGGCCGAGTTCGCCTCAAGATGATGATATTTCAGTCACGGCTTCCAGCAGCCCGCCTCCTGACGACCGTCCTGGGGCATTCACCTCAGTAGCCAGAACGAGAAAGCCGCTGCAACCGCTTCCAGCCCCGTCCAGCCTATTCCACAGCGCTTTAGCAGCTCAATTATTCCTCAATTCTCCACTGTTACCGACCCCACCAGCGTGGCTGTATTCCCAACTATACGGAGGCTACGACTGGTGGTTAAGACCGCCCCCGCCTCAAGAAGACTCAAGTTCGAGTCCGGATAGAGAAGAAGAGGGTTCAACGACATCGGGAACGGGAAAGAAAAGGTTGGCATCTCCAGAATGGACTGATCAAGAAGTCAGAACTCGGAGCAAATCCCTCATAACCCAGGAAAGAAGACCTGTTGATGTGTGGCGTCCTTACTAGAACAATGAGTGTTGTTTGAAATAAAGGATATTGCGTTTTATAAGTGATAAGTGTTTGGTTGGTTACCGTCCGGAGGAAAAACAAACTATTGTGAGTGGACGTGTTACAATTAGAACTGTGTAGAGCTAGGTCCACATAGCACCGATTGTTTAATTGACATTTTTGTAACTATTAGACTGTAACTAAACTCCCAATAATTCTTCTTCAAGAAACTTGACATCTAATTTGATAGTCGGTACGAGAAGTTTTAGTTGTATGTTGTGAGAACTAACactcattttttttacatacataaattatatgcAGCTGATCCAGAAACTAAGGAAAATCATGTGAACACTGCCCAATACAATTCTCTAACTTTTTATTGAAGTTTAATgtcaatttatataagtaagtgttattataaaataattcgtGCTAATTTAAGGAGCTAAGTGGATCACGCTTTAGATTCAATACGAATTCGGTAAATAGATATAATTGTCGATAGGTGTTTTTAcgttagataaataaatgtggatCTCAAAATCGTAATGTTTAAAGAATTGTTGACTGTATTATAAGATAATGCAAATGTGTAAATAAAGTTATCGAATTTTATCGTAATTTTCTTCCATGCACTCTTAAGGTActcatgaataattttttgtttatcgttgacatttaagtataaattaatagacGAGCCTTATCTTGTCCTTAACATCATTAATTTCTACGATTCAACATTCAACCGTCTTCTATCAGAGTCTTAAAGGTTCACAGGTTTATACTTACAATGCTGGTCAAATAGGTGAGGTAAAGTGTCAATGTTTTAAGAACTTATAAggctttatttgaaaaaaaatacagggtCCGATAAACAACGTTCGAGTTGACCACACGAATAATTTTCAGGATTATGAATATTCGATGTAGGTAAACACAATATGAAGTAAACATTAAACCCATTCGATTAATATAGCGAAAACACTAGATggtttcaaattaatatacacACATTTTATTCAACGTTTTGGCGAGTTGCCGCGGctcatttgtttaaataatgttctTGTGTAATTTCCCTTTATTTGCATACTTAAATGAAAAACGTGTGCGAGGTAAAAAgtgttttgtatttaaataaaacaatcacaTGGTGCAATCACACCAAATAGAAAATCtcatgtttaaataattatataataaattaatgaattttcataataagtaGTTCGAGCAATCAATATAAGTGCTTGACAAGAATATTGAAGATTTGTCTGGATgtattgataataatataaatagtacAAAATGACCATAATTTATTAGCTGAAACGACAAATGGTACATATTGTTCTAGAGTCGGCTAACATATTTTGCATGTAAAACATCATATAGCGTAacaattgttattaaatttactaaagTCACTATTGCGATATAATCTTTACACATGGCAACACAAAGCTCCTCAAACTGCTTAAAATCCTTAGTCATTTTGGACACGAGCAATTCGATTGCGTCCCTCTGCACCTTCTGTCTACAAATTCCATTAATCTTAGAACTCCATTCAACACTTCGACTGCAGTCGATAGAATTTCGTCCTTGGGGAGTAGGAACCGGTGTTTCTTCCCTCGGAGCTCGACCATGTAGGAGTAGGGGATGTTGGCGACGGCGTAACTCCAGTCGGTGCTGGTGCCAGCCGCGAAGTACATGAGATCCTTGGTGCTGCCAACTTTGTACGTGTGCCCGTTGGTTTCGTAGATAGCCTGCAAGATGAAATTAGAATTATCAAAGCATACGAAGAAGAAGATTGTCGCATTAGATCAACTGCTTAACAAAATGTCTCCCAAATATTTCCATTGATTTGGTTGGTTGGTCGGATCCAGCGTCTCCTGCAAGTTAATGAAGGAGGTTGGACCAGATCGTGGGTTTCTGGGTTGTTTTGGTACgggaaaattatataatgattatatgtacaatgTGGTATAATAAAAGCCATATTGATTGAGTCTCGCTAGTCTCCACGTAGCCGAACCCTGGCTCAGAAGTATTGTTCATCTCGGGATCACCAAAAGATCGAGGATTAATTGATGTCTGACCTTAGCCATGGCAGTGCCACCTTCCAGCAACTCCACGTAATCTGGACAAGGATCCCCGGTGTAGCCCCACGGGAAGATGATCACTTCCCCGTAGCTGTGGAACGAGAGGAACACCTTAAAAGTTGTTCCGGAGTCCACTATTGCTTTCTGT
This genomic window contains:
- the LOC106134238 gene encoding runt-related transcription factor 3; the encoded protein is MHLSSEVSSTTNGLGHEAPSSSYGLPSQPLTAELLAERTLEGLLADHPGELVKTGSPHVVCTVLPPHWRSNKTLPVAFKVVALGEVGDGTLVTVRAGNDENCSAELRNCTAVMKNQVAKFNDLRFVGRSGRGKSFTLTIMLATSPPQVATYQKAIKVTVDGPREPRSKTRHHGFHPFHFGPRFAPDPLMGSLPFKLSGIAHQLAGLPGGEWGALARHYPPPLLPTHPHFTPHVLPPAHTQPPHPPPPPPQEPDVASENPTTMHAHSTTSPANSRPSSPQDDDISVTASSSPPPDDRPGAFTSVARTRKPLQPLPAPSSLFHSALAAQLFLNSPLLPTPPAWLYSQLYGGYDWWLRPPPPQEDSSSSPDREEEGSTTSGTGKKRLASPEWTDQEVRTRSKSLITQERRPVDVWRPY